In Blastopirellula sp. J2-11, a single genomic region encodes these proteins:
- a CDS encoding DUF1559 domain-containing protein, with translation MQASARSTRRVGFTLVELLVVIAIIGILIGLLLPAVQQARESARRMHCMNNLKQMGLAMHNYCNTYGSFPISQSWSQLGPEYAISACWGRGLLPFLEQSNISDSYNDKLSHLHADNRPVIGESLSLFKCPSSPAPAVVEMEIDHASFHYADTVDGEKIKLGVTEYGCSSNANVDGVYELGLMPYNDYSTKIAEVTDGLSNTIHVAEIAGGATTYDASHKVIGENLTSLHWRVWSGFSRLSLRGFSLDGLTQFGGNCVINCNSGGSNPYSFHPGGAQVLFGDGSARLLAASLDIVTMQRLVMKSDGQVIESD, from the coding sequence ATGCAAGCCTCTGCTCGCTCGACGCGTCGCGTTGGGTTTACGCTCGTCGAATTGTTAGTCGTCATCGCAATCATCGGCATCTTGATCGGCCTACTTCTCCCAGCCGTTCAGCAAGCTCGCGAATCAGCTCGACGGATGCATTGCATGAATAACCTGAAGCAAATGGGGTTGGCGATGCACAACTATTGCAATACGTACGGCAGCTTTCCGATCAGTCAAAGCTGGTCCCAACTGGGACCAGAGTATGCGATTTCGGCTTGCTGGGGCCGAGGCTTGCTGCCGTTCCTTGAACAGAGCAATATATCCGACAGTTACAACGACAAGCTGTCGCATCTTCATGCGGACAATCGTCCAGTCATTGGTGAATCTCTGTCGCTATTCAAGTGCCCTTCATCGCCTGCGCCTGCGGTAGTCGAGATGGAAATTGACCACGCTTCATTCCACTACGCCGATACGGTCGATGGTGAAAAAATCAAGCTCGGCGTCACGGAATACGGCTGCTCTTCTAATGCAAACGTCGACGGCGTCTACGAATTAGGATTGATGCCCTACAACGACTATTCGACCAAGATCGCCGAAGTAACGGATGGTTTGAGCAACACCATTCATGTCGCTGAAATCGCAGGCGGCGCAACGACGTATGACGCCAGCCATAAAGTCATCGGCGAAAACCTAACTTCTCTTCACTGGAGAGTGTGGTCGGGGTTCAGTCGGCTGTCATTGAGAGGCTTTAGCCTGGATGGCTTGACGCAATTCGGAGGAAATTGCGTGATCAATTGCAACAGCGGCGGCAGCAACCCCTATAGCTTTCACCCCGGTGGAGCCCAGGTTTTGTTTGGTGATGGATCTGCGCGACTTTTGGCCGCAAGTCTTGACATTGTGACGATGCAACGACTGGTCATGAAAAGCGATGGACAAGTTATTGAAAGCGATTAG
- a CDS encoding PepSY-associated TM helix domain-containing protein has translation MNVEQKLIADNAQRKVIAPSPKRLRFEYRKLFWKWHKYAGLIGGPLFVLIALTGSILVFSPEIDDWLRPDVKTIPAPSTNSPHASDQAMVDLVQNRFPDEPIVLYWQSRQHNHPYEFWLISKTEKGVHEIWVNPYSGEIVGDRMRETAFIRIVEQLHRRLLTGEIGSSIVEFMTGWGIVLTLTGVFMWWPKTRKGLRHGLTIPLRGSAYKINWRLHNTIGAWSAVFVLLMCLTGMVFSTYSGKLYQALLAATGEPLGAPAPKSTPASDRQTGEIDPLLEIVRNDAGEDQAFVIQWPRTPTACFVVSNYREARPEWADRHHFRQWHFDQYTGELLAQTTWSDLHPMLQFRSLSMTIHYGSIFGLPTKLIAIFACLMVPLLTVSGYLIWWWKRKNRKLSASRPQRSKLRAETRETAAMSRTLVACLITVGIIFPTIGLSYLALLVWEILASFLRSYRRAS, from the coding sequence ATGAACGTAGAACAGAAATTGATTGCCGACAACGCCCAACGTAAAGTGATTGCGCCCTCCCCCAAACGCCTACGATTTGAATATCGAAAACTATTCTGGAAGTGGCACAAATACGCCGGATTGATCGGCGGACCGCTGTTCGTTTTGATCGCGTTAACCGGTTCTATTCTGGTGTTCTCTCCAGAAATCGACGACTGGCTCCGACCAGATGTAAAGACCATCCCCGCTCCCTCAACGAATTCTCCGCATGCCTCCGATCAGGCGATGGTCGATTTGGTTCAAAACCGTTTTCCAGATGAGCCGATCGTTTTGTATTGGCAAAGTCGCCAACACAATCACCCCTATGAATTTTGGCTGATAAGTAAGACCGAAAAAGGCGTCCACGAGATTTGGGTCAATCCCTATTCGGGTGAGATCGTCGGCGACCGCATGCGCGAAACGGCGTTTATTCGAATTGTAGAGCAACTTCATCGTCGGTTGCTGACAGGAGAGATTGGCAGCTCGATCGTTGAATTCATGACCGGATGGGGAATCGTCTTGACTCTGACCGGCGTTTTTATGTGGTGGCCCAAAACACGCAAAGGCTTGCGACATGGGTTGACCATCCCCTTACGGGGCTCCGCCTACAAAATTAATTGGCGATTGCATAATACGATCGGCGCCTGGTCAGCGGTGTTCGTCCTCTTGATGTGCCTGACTGGTATGGTCTTCTCGACTTACTCCGGCAAACTCTATCAAGCATTGCTGGCCGCCACCGGTGAACCGCTTGGCGCTCCGGCTCCAAAATCTACACCAGCCTCGGATCGACAAACTGGCGAAATTGATCCGCTTCTGGAAATTGTTCGAAACGACGCAGGCGAAGATCAGGCGTTCGTGATTCAGTGGCCGCGTACGCCAACGGCATGCTTTGTTGTTTCCAACTACCGTGAAGCCCGGCCGGAGTGGGCGGATCGCCATCATTTTCGTCAATGGCATTTCGATCAATACACCGGCGAACTGCTCGCTCAAACCACCTGGTCGGATTTGCATCCGATGTTGCAGTTTCGCAGTTTGAGCATGACCATTCACTATGGCTCTATCTTTGGCTTGCCAACCAAGCTGATAGCCATTTTCGCATGCTTGATGGTTCCTCTCCTTACGGTCTCCGGTTATCTCATTTGGTGGTGGAAGCGAAAAAACCGCAAGCTGTCGGCATCCCGTCCGCAAAGGTCAAAACTCCGAGCGGAAACTCGAGAAACGGCGGCGATGTCGCGAACTCTCGTTGCCTGCTTGATCACCGTTGGAATCATTTTTCCGACCATCGGACTTTCTTATTTGGCGCTACTTGTCTGGGAGATTCTGGCCAGTTTCCTCCGTTCGTATCGGCGGGCAAGTTGA
- a CDS encoding pentapeptide repeat-containing protein: protein MDRTRLDRTRLDRTRLDRTRLDRTRLDRTRLDRTRLDRTRLDRTGLDRTGLDRTGLDRTGLDRTGLDWTGLDWPPKFLPSHLLACLCVSLGTSSLRQARPSLRLN, encoded by the coding sequence TTGGACAGGACAAGGTTGGACAGGACAAGGTTGGACAGGACAAGGTTGGACAGGACAAGGTTGGACAGGACAAGGTTGGACAGGACAAGGTTGGACAGGACAAGGTTGGACAGGACAAGGTTGGACAGGACTGGGTTGGACAGGACTGGGTTGGACAGGACTGGGTTGGACAGGACTGGGTTGGACAGGACTGGGTTGGACTGGACTGGGTTGGACTGGCCGCCGAAATTTTTGCCATCACATCTCCTCGCTTGCCTGTGCGTTAGTTTGGGGACATCTTCGCTGCGGCAGGCACGGCCTTCCCTACGGCTTAACTAG
- a CDS encoding class I SAM-dependent methyltransferase encodes MNEESLAKLRKRNLDSAGDWKRYASHRRQATRLILDAAPAKSSRICLLGAGNCNDIELTVLSRTFREIHLVDLDKDAVEQGLKRQFSGLQGKILIHAPVDLDGADAISLLSSIGDFDVVASICVLSQLIDAIPHQEMSKEEALPQIQQIRKRHFGLLSHLAGTEGSMVLAHEAVSSDSEPKVATSDDHLLGPLLVELAMQQQLFMGLNPAVIAGELLNLAPTRELTTTPPWRWDFGPRSYVVCGHSLKRQA; translated from the coding sequence GTGAACGAAGAATCACTGGCCAAATTGCGGAAGCGCAATCTTGATTCGGCGGGGGATTGGAAACGCTACGCTTCGCATCGTCGTCAGGCGACGCGACTGATTCTGGACGCCGCTCCCGCCAAATCGTCTCGAATTTGCCTGCTGGGAGCTGGAAACTGCAATGACATCGAATTGACCGTACTGTCGCGCACGTTTCGCGAAATTCACTTGGTCGATCTCGACAAAGACGCCGTTGAGCAAGGATTGAAACGACAATTCAGCGGCCTCCAGGGGAAGATCCTCATTCATGCACCGGTCGATTTGGATGGGGCGGATGCGATCTCCCTCCTTTCGTCGATCGGCGACTTTGACGTCGTCGCTTCGATTTGCGTTCTATCGCAACTGATCGACGCGATTCCTCATCAGGAGATGTCAAAAGAGGAAGCTCTGCCGCAGATTCAACAGATTCGAAAGCGGCACTTTGGCCTTCTGTCACATCTGGCCGGAACCGAAGGAAGTATGGTGCTCGCCCACGAAGCGGTCTCCAGCGATTCGGAGCCGAAGGTCGCGACCAGCGACGACCATCTGCTAGGCCCTCTCTTGGTGGAACTGGCAATGCAGCAGCAATTGTTTATGGGTTTGAACCCTGCCGTGATTGCCGGCGAACTTCTCAACTTGGCTCCGACTCGCGAATTAACAACCACCCCTCCCTGGAGATGGGATTTTGGCCCCCGATCCTACGTGGTTTGCGGTCACTCTTTGAAGCGCCAAGCCTAA
- a CDS encoding GEVED domain-containing protein, protein MKRSSGNRPRKTSNRKKFRGSQAKIESLEARMVMDAAGYDMALDAFMGEDRIGRDGPTASIGWNLTQIYYGADLDEVSDPDAAGGSTNQGESLLRDQFVIDSNNRIVLDLAAKDAASLPQFLNDLAGIGFELTGQYNNAISGWLPIDSLAELAALPALGAVGAAAPKSYVGVVNSQGDAAMQTDVAKVTYGLDGSGQKIGVLSDSYDALGGAAADIASGDLPGATNPNGYTTPVQVLEDYFLPDATDEGRGMLQLVHDVAPGAQLAYQTAFTGKTAFAQGILNLAAAGSTVIVDDIGYATEPFFSDGAIAQAADQVVSQNIPYFTAAGNSSRDSYEDAYVSSGTVYTEGQFTSATGAPVFMGGTSMDFDPGAGVDDRMSITVPAGATFVISLQWDDPFLTDQGVGAGTNIDAYFLVGNQVVAGGVDMNQGSDAYEFFGFDNRASATDTTIDLMVTNFAGVDPTRLKFLIWGGQGTINEYETNSSTAIGHSNAELAMSVGAAFYGQTPVFGADPAELETFSSYGGTPIIFDASGVRLATPVYRENVDIVAPDGTDTTFFGATGAGDIESNGFPNFFGTSAAAPHAAALAALMLQANPELISTQVNDILRDTAIDMDDPVTAEFDTGFDYATGYGFVDGVAAIELAINTVGLNPGGGGDGGGGDVTPPSCGVYYGPAAVEVQAALGANLFVTGHPMLDNGVANGQLGYDYEVLDLLRGIGTFQEIPKSQYSIAVIGNSDADWGFSTGTQFATGYESTTFYDVDNITPALWSQILSNDALIILSDVTSVTTGGLTGLQIDTIVDAKDAIAEAVNTHGLDLWTNAGSASTGYYDILPTGAVDFAALTANATPYAATTEGQAIGITYAMANAAEAAVEFTDFDDDLHELETRAVSEIVSLAATNIAFVNDEIISISQAGSYMLNGVTGYKFNDTNLDGIRQGDEGGLAGFTFFIDEDGDGRIGLCEPSAVTDASGKYTLYPRYSGTFNVLQVVEPGYFSTDDVQHVISVNGQRITLNASLDSGAVVAIDYGDPGNPYAAHPVVDGFQLGDSPLANDGVVFSTGLKVGTNSVSIASSSLYSPGILQAWMDFNKDGDFNDPGEQIFRNLTLQDGTHNYTFVIPDYVIDDSGQDPMYRIPLDVRFRVDYTLNLGPTGEAFAGEVEDYEVNIAQGPDGGIRLTDDTFTYVEDTADQTFDVLANDKSFFNRALTIVDITDAPTMAILDALSIVDNKIVFDATGIVDLENDITFSYTVMDSKGFMETAEVTLKAADANLAVMASASFFNPSFGGDVNNDGFITSHDLAIVLRELDNYGTRSLPQIGTPTEGFAKYIDTNGDNSFDALDIVSLLEKMVQNQIRHQEEEVEAEAVDAAFVEDQPAAPSTSSMAAPLTLQTPLASGLTTTQSSSLTNDVSGYLAGVFEKPSKQSNLLSQQSTTPTSETESDSELDEQIFSDNSFEFLLMDSASSSTYMSEDVESTIDEIAIDVDAAWEEDLISG, encoded by the coding sequence ATGAAACGGTCCTCTGGAAATCGCCCACGTAAAACCAGCAACCGCAAAAAGTTCCGAGGCTCTCAGGCGAAAATCGAATCGCTGGAAGCCCGGATGGTCATGGACGCGGCTGGATACGACATGGCCCTTGACGCATTCATGGGAGAAGATCGTATCGGACGCGACGGACCAACCGCATCGATCGGTTGGAATTTGACGCAAATCTATTATGGCGCGGACCTTGATGAAGTATCGGATCCGGACGCTGCAGGCGGCAGCACGAATCAGGGAGAGAGCCTTCTGCGGGATCAGTTTGTCATCGATTCCAATAATCGCATCGTGCTTGATTTGGCGGCAAAAGATGCCGCAAGTCTCCCCCAGTTTCTCAACGATCTCGCTGGGATCGGTTTTGAATTAACGGGGCAATACAACAATGCGATCTCTGGTTGGCTGCCGATTGATTCCCTCGCCGAATTGGCGGCACTCCCAGCACTAGGCGCCGTTGGCGCCGCGGCGCCGAAGAGCTATGTCGGCGTAGTCAACAGCCAAGGCGATGCGGCCATGCAGACCGATGTCGCAAAAGTGACGTACGGTCTTGATGGCTCTGGACAAAAGATTGGCGTTCTCTCTGACAGCTATGACGCCCTTGGCGGAGCCGCAGCGGACATCGCTTCGGGCGACCTGCCAGGCGCCACCAATCCCAACGGCTACACGACGCCGGTCCAAGTGCTAGAAGACTATTTTCTGCCTGATGCGACCGATGAGGGACGCGGCATGTTGCAGCTTGTGCATGATGTCGCCCCCGGCGCTCAACTTGCTTATCAGACGGCATTCACCGGGAAAACGGCGTTTGCCCAGGGCATTCTTAACCTTGCGGCCGCAGGATCGACGGTCATCGTCGATGATATTGGATATGCCACCGAACCGTTCTTCTCGGACGGCGCAATCGCCCAAGCTGCCGATCAGGTTGTTTCGCAAAACATCCCGTACTTCACGGCAGCCGGCAACAGCTCACGCGACTCTTATGAAGACGCCTATGTAAGCAGCGGGACCGTTTACACCGAAGGTCAGTTCACTTCAGCGACTGGCGCGCCAGTGTTCATGGGTGGTACGTCCATGGACTTTGATCCCGGCGCCGGGGTTGATGATCGAATGTCCATTACGGTTCCTGCCGGTGCGACTTTCGTCATTTCACTACAATGGGACGATCCTTTTTTAACGGACCAAGGAGTGGGCGCCGGTACTAATATCGACGCCTATTTCCTCGTGGGCAATCAGGTTGTCGCCGGCGGCGTTGACATGAATCAAGGAAGCGACGCCTACGAGTTCTTTGGTTTCGATAACCGAGCTTCAGCGACCGACACGACTATTGATTTGATGGTCACCAATTTTGCAGGCGTCGATCCGACGCGACTCAAGTTCCTGATCTGGGGCGGTCAAGGAACGATCAATGAATATGAAACCAATAGCAGCACCGCGATTGGCCATTCCAACGCCGAATTGGCGATGAGCGTTGGAGCCGCCTTCTATGGACAGACTCCTGTATTTGGCGCCGATCCAGCGGAGTTGGAGACGTTTTCGTCATACGGTGGAACGCCGATTATCTTTGACGCTTCGGGCGTTCGCCTGGCGACGCCTGTTTATCGTGAAAACGTCGACATCGTCGCTCCTGACGGTACTGACACGACGTTCTTTGGCGCCACTGGCGCTGGCGATATTGAGAGCAATGGCTTTCCCAACTTCTTCGGCACGTCGGCCGCTGCTCCGCATGCTGCTGCGTTGGCCGCACTCATGCTGCAGGCCAATCCCGAACTGATTTCGACGCAGGTGAACGACATCCTCCGTGATACCGCGATCGATATGGATGATCCGGTCACGGCTGAGTTTGACACCGGATTTGACTATGCCACCGGCTACGGCTTTGTTGACGGCGTGGCCGCGATTGAATTGGCGATCAACACGGTTGGTCTGAATCCCGGCGGCGGTGGTGATGGCGGCGGCGGCGATGTCACGCCTCCTTCCTGCGGCGTCTACTATGGTCCCGCGGCGGTCGAAGTTCAGGCCGCATTGGGCGCCAATCTGTTTGTCACCGGTCACCCGATGCTGGACAACGGCGTCGCCAACGGCCAATTGGGCTATGACTATGAAGTGCTCGACTTATTGCGCGGCATCGGCACTTTCCAGGAAATTCCGAAGTCGCAATACTCGATCGCGGTCATCGGTAACAGCGACGCCGATTGGGGTTTCTCGACAGGAACTCAATTTGCGACCGGCTATGAGTCGACCACCTTCTATGATGTCGACAACATCACGCCGGCGCTATGGTCTCAGATTCTCTCCAATGACGCTTTGATCATCCTGTCCGACGTCACTTCGGTCACCACCGGCGGCTTGACCGGTCTACAGATCGATACCATCGTCGACGCCAAAGATGCGATCGCCGAAGCGGTCAACACCCACGGGCTGGATCTCTGGACCAACGCCGGCAGCGCCAGCACCGGCTACTACGATATCCTGCCGACAGGCGCTGTAGACTTTGCAGCGCTCACGGCCAATGCGACTCCGTATGCCGCAACGACCGAAGGACAAGCGATCGGCATCACCTACGCAATGGCGAACGCCGCTGAAGCTGCGGTCGAGTTCACCGATTTCGACGACGACCTGCATGAACTGGAAACGCGAGCCGTCTCCGAAATTGTGTCGCTTGCCGCCACGAATATCGCCTTTGTGAACGACGAAATTATCTCGATCAGTCAAGCCGGTTCGTACATGCTGAACGGCGTGACCGGATACAAATTTAATGACACGAATCTGGACGGAATCCGCCAAGGCGACGAAGGAGGCCTGGCCGGTTTCACGTTCTTTATTGACGAAGATGGCGATGGCCGGATCGGCTTGTGCGAGCCATCGGCTGTCACGGACGCTTCCGGCAAGTATACGCTCTACCCTCGCTACAGCGGCACGTTCAACGTCCTGCAAGTTGTGGAGCCTGGCTATTTCAGCACCGATGACGTCCAGCATGTCATCTCGGTAAATGGACAGCGCATTACTCTCAACGCTTCGCTTGATTCGGGCGCTGTGGTCGCGATTGATTACGGCGATCCAGGCAATCCCTACGCCGCGCACCCCGTGGTCGATGGCTTTCAACTGGGGGATTCGCCGCTGGCCAATGACGGCGTCGTCTTTAGCACTGGCTTGAAAGTCGGTACGAACTCCGTCTCGATTGCATCCTCGTCCCTCTACTCGCCTGGCATCCTGCAAGCTTGGATGGACTTCAACAAGGACGGCGACTTCAACGATCCGGGCGAACAGATTTTCCGAAATCTGACGCTGCAAGACGGTACGCACAACTACACGTTCGTGATTCCCGACTACGTGATCGACGACTCAGGGCAGGATCCGATGTATCGCATTCCGCTCGACGTTCGATTCCGCGTCGATTACACGCTGAATCTTGGACCGACAGGGGAAGCGTTCGCCGGCGAAGTGGAAGACTACGAAGTCAATATCGCTCAAGGTCCCGATGGGGGCATCCGACTGACCGATGACACATTCACCTATGTCGAGGATACGGCGGACCAAACGTTTGACGTGCTGGCGAACGACAAGAGCTTCTTCAACCGAGCGCTGACAATCGTCGACATCACAGACGCGCCTACCATGGCGATTTTGGACGCGCTGTCGATTGTCGACAACAAGATTGTCTTCGACGCCACGGGAATCGTCGATCTGGAGAACGACATCACTTTCAGCTACACGGTGATGGACTCCAAGGGATTCATGGAGACCGCCGAGGTTACGCTGAAAGCGGCTGACGCCAATCTCGCGGTCATGGCCAGCGCGTCCTTCTTCAATCCATCGTTTGGCGGCGACGTCAACAACGATGGTTTTATCACGTCACACGATTTGGCCATTGTGCTCCGTGAACTAGACAACTACGGAACCCGATCACTGCCGCAAATCGGCACGCCGACGGAGGGATTCGCAAAATACATCGACACCAACGGCGACAACAGCTTCGACGCGCTCGACATCGTCTCCCTTCTCGAAAAGATGGTGCAAAATCAAATCCGGCATCAAGAAGAGGAAGTGGAAGCGGAAGCTGTCGACGCGGCCTTCGTTGAAGACCAACCCGCGGCGCCTTCCACGTCCAGCATGGCGGCTCCGCTCACTTTGCAGACGCCGCTTGCTTCGGGACTGACGACGACCCAATCGTCGTCGTTAACGAACGATGTCAGCGGTTACCTGGCTGGGGTCTTTGAAAAACCGAGTAAGCAAAGCAATCTGCTGAGCCAGCAGTCGACAACGCCTACCAGCGAAACGGAATCCGATTCGGAGCTCGACGAGCAGATCTTCTCGGACAACTCGTTTGAGTTTCTGCTGATGGATTCGGCCAGTAGCTCCACGTATATGTCCGAAGATGTTGAATCGACCATCGATGAAATCGCAATTGACGTTGACGCCGCCTGGGAAGAAGATCTGATCAGCGGCTAG
- a CDS encoding metallophosphoesterase family protein, whose amino-acid sequence MPIHLSSVNRRQFLSQSAAALAGVSVLRIGYAAPVAESMTLALLSDTHIPKSAKVTAREVNMTANLQQAVGQINQLPSKPAAVLFNGDCAYLSGLPADYANFANCIQPLIDADQELHMTMGNHDNIPAFYDALKTQRPEQPPVESKHVSILETPYANFFLLDSLMKTNVVTGELGDAQLKWLSDALDARADKPAIVMAHHTLQKVAPPEGKAWGGILDTAKFLELMHAKKQVKAYVFGHSHVWSHTRDGDLHLINLPASAYVFDPAQPNGWTLARLNNSGIEFELQAHDQSHQNHQQVFAVKW is encoded by the coding sequence ATGCCGATTCACCTCTCCTCCGTTAATCGTCGTCAGTTTTTATCGCAATCTGCCGCCGCGTTGGCCGGTGTGTCGGTCTTGCGAATCGGCTACGCCGCTCCAGTCGCCGAGTCCATGACGCTGGCGCTGCTATCGGATACGCACATTCCCAAAAGCGCAAAGGTCACCGCGCGGGAAGTCAACATGACGGCCAATCTGCAACAAGCGGTCGGCCAAATTAATCAACTGCCGAGCAAACCGGCCGCAGTTCTCTTCAACGGCGACTGTGCTTATCTAAGTGGACTGCCTGCCGATTACGCCAACTTCGCCAACTGCATTCAGCCGCTGATCGACGCCGACCAGGAACTGCACATGACGATGGGGAATCATGACAACATCCCTGCGTTTTATGACGCACTGAAAACGCAGCGGCCTGAGCAACCGCCGGTCGAGTCGAAGCATGTCAGCATCCTAGAAACGCCGTACGCGAATTTCTTTTTGCTCGATTCGCTGATGAAGACCAACGTCGTGACCGGCGAACTAGGGGACGCTCAACTGAAATGGTTGAGCGATGCGTTAGACGCTCGGGCTGACAAGCCGGCGATCGTGATGGCGCATCACACGCTGCAGAAGGTTGCTCCGCCAGAAGGAAAAGCGTGGGGTGGAATTCTCGATACCGCCAAATTCTTAGAGTTAATGCACGCCAAGAAGCAGGTCAAAGCGTACGTCTTCGGTCATTCGCACGTCTGGTCGCATACCCGCGATGGCGATTTGCATCTGATCAACCTACCAGCGTCCGCCTATGTCTTCGATCCAGCCCAACCCAACGGCTGGACGCTTGCCCGGCTGAACAACAGCGGCATTGAGTTTGAACTGCAAGCCCACGACCAAAGTCATCAAAATCATCAGCAGGTGTTTGCGGTGAAGTGGTAG